Proteins encoded in a region of the Mycobacterium branderi genome:
- a CDS encoding FxsA family protein: protein MVARLFLVYVLVELAVVVALAHTIGLGWTLLVLLGTVVAGAALAGSRVKRELADLVAGRSPVTDGALTALGAGLLVVPGLVSSAVGLLLLLPPTRTVARPLVVAMVARRLGRPLVAAGRPVRPDVIDGEVIDVTDVEPPRLA, encoded by the coding sequence ATGGTGGCGCGACTGTTTTTGGTTTACGTCCTCGTCGAGCTCGCGGTGGTGGTGGCGCTGGCCCACACGATCGGGCTCGGGTGGACGCTGCTGGTGCTGCTGGGCACCGTCGTCGCCGGTGCCGCGCTGGCCGGATCGCGGGTCAAGCGTGAGCTCGCGGACCTGGTGGCCGGCCGCAGCCCGGTGACCGACGGCGCGCTGACCGCCCTGGGCGCTGGCCTGCTCGTCGTCCCGGGACTGGTCAGCAGCGCCGTCGGGTTGCTGCTGCTTCTGCCGCCCACGCGAACAGTCGCCCGCCCGCTGGTGGTTGCGATGGTCGCCCGCCGCCTCGGCCGGCCTCTGGTCGCCGCCGGCCGACCCGTCCGGCCCGACGTCATCGACGGCGAGGTCATCGACGTCACCGACGTCGAACCGCCCCGGCTGGCTTAG
- a CDS encoding PPOX class F420-dependent oxidoreductase, with product MAPTFADLAKSRYVLLTTFTKDGRAKPTPVWAAPDGDRLLVISEEKSWKVKRIRNTPRVTLAICDLRGRPKSEPIEATATILEKTYNGSVYQAIGEKYGIVGAVFNFFSKMRGGMEKNVGIELSAAT from the coding sequence GTGGCACCCACTTTTGCCGACCTCGCGAAGTCGCGCTATGTCTTGCTGACCACCTTCACCAAGGACGGACGCGCCAAGCCGACTCCGGTATGGGCGGCGCCCGACGGAGACCGGTTGCTGGTCATCAGCGAGGAAAAGTCGTGGAAGGTCAAAAGGATCCGCAACACCCCGCGGGTGACGCTGGCGATCTGCGACCTTCGTGGGCGCCCCAAGAGTGAGCCGATCGAGGCGACGGCCACCATCCTCGAGAAGACCTACAACGGCTCGGTCTACCAGGCCATCGGCGAGAAGTACGGAATCGTCGGCGCGGTGTTCAACTTCTTCAGCAAAATGCGTGGCGGCATGGAGAAGAACGTCGGAATCGAGTTGAGCGCCGCTACGTAG
- a CDS encoding nuclear transport factor 2 family protein gives MSNVDTARSAHEAFSRGDLATLKESYAQDAVWVSSDEIPPGGEIHGRDAIIEMMGRLPDYWSTVSVEPDTYIDGGDYVVVLGTVRFGNDKGSAESPFVNVLKFDGDGKVVRGEIHTDSAKFAKLQA, from the coding sequence ATGTCGAACGTCGATACCGCCAGGTCGGCACACGAAGCGTTCAGCCGCGGGGATTTGGCCACATTGAAGGAGTCCTACGCCCAAGACGCGGTCTGGGTGTCCTCCGACGAGATTCCGCCCGGCGGGGAGATCCACGGCCGCGACGCCATCATCGAGATGATGGGCCGGCTGCCGGACTACTGGTCCACGGTGAGCGTCGAACCGGACACATACATCGACGGCGGCGACTACGTCGTGGTGCTCGGCACCGTCCGTTTCGGCAATGACAAAGGCAGCGCCGAATCGCCGTTCGTCAACGTGCTGAAGTTCGACGGCGACGGCAAAGTCGTGCGCGGTGAAATCCACACCGACAGCGCCAAATTCGCGAAGCTGCAAGCCTGA
- a CDS encoding SDR family oxidoreductase, with amino-acid sequence MPVAGKVVAITGGARGIGLATASLLHGLGAEVAIGDVDETAATEAGVGLDCHRRLDVTDRQSFTDFLDAVEEQLGPIDVLVNNAGVIAVGSAVEESDAVTKRLLDVNIYGVILGTKLAAQRMLPRGRGHVINIASLGSVLPTAGIATYCATKHAVLGFTDTVRLENRGSGVHFSAVLPTLTNTEMIAGVGHAKGFRNAEPDDVAKAVANLIVKPKARVLVPRSIGAAVAVQRFLPQRLGEALGRALGSERVFTTVDVGQRTGYAKRSGTS; translated from the coding sequence ATGCCTGTCGCGGGAAAGGTCGTCGCGATCACCGGCGGTGCTCGGGGCATCGGCTTGGCTACCGCGAGCCTTCTGCACGGATTGGGCGCCGAGGTGGCGATCGGCGACGTCGACGAAACGGCGGCCACCGAGGCCGGCGTCGGCCTGGATTGCCACCGCCGCCTGGACGTGACGGACCGCCAGTCCTTCACCGATTTCCTCGACGCGGTCGAAGAGCAACTCGGGCCCATCGACGTCTTGGTGAACAACGCCGGCGTCATCGCGGTGGGCAGCGCGGTCGAGGAGTCCGACGCCGTCACCAAGCGGCTGCTGGACGTCAACATCTACGGCGTGATCCTGGGGACCAAGCTGGCCGCGCAGCGCATGCTGCCGCGCGGTCGCGGTCACGTCATCAACATCGCGTCGCTTGGCAGCGTGCTGCCGACGGCCGGCATTGCCACCTATTGCGCCACCAAGCATGCCGTGCTCGGATTCACCGACACCGTCCGCCTGGAAAACCGCGGCAGCGGCGTCCACTTCTCCGCGGTGCTACCGACGTTGACGAATACCGAGATGATCGCCGGCGTGGGACACGCGAAGGGATTCCGCAACGCCGAGCCCGACGACGTCGCCAAGGCGGTGGCCAACCTGATCGTCAAACCGAAAGCGCGCGTGTTGGTTCCGCGCTCGATAGGCGCCGCAGTGGCCGTTCAACGTTTCCTGCCGCAGCGACTGGGCGAGGCGCTCGGCCGAGCATTGGGTAGCGAGCGGGTGTTCACCACCGTGGATGTCGGGCAGCGCACCGGGTATGCGAAGCGGTCCGGGACGTCCTGA
- a CDS encoding FAD-dependent oxidoreductase — MGKVGDHAVVLGASMGGLLAARVLADFYSTVTVVERDTLRHDAVHRRGVPQSRHVHGLLSTGSRILDELFPELLDELVTAGANVLEGGDGTRVWLRFAGHDLNRSGRFADPGAVTSYLASRPFLESHVRARLRRFANVTLLDGHDVVNLFGDGTGRVAGALVADRDTGENVFMEADLVVDATGRAARTPAFLENLGYRRPPEEHIVVKVAYVSQMLRIPPNTLDEKLILIGPLPDRPTGGALFAYENDTWMLTLAGLSGHEPPADPAGMISFAEQFAPAPMIAAMKAAEPLSEPCHHRYPASKWRRYDKMLHFPAGLLVFGDAICSFNPVYGQGMSVAALEAIALRDCLLRGDHDLPRRFFRAAAKTIKSVWKMASGADLALPQAQGRRSVSMRLSNWYTAHVLAAAASDPVVTEEFVRVMNLVDPPTRLLRPSVIARVATTGRRQARLEAAVPEPELVAG; from the coding sequence ATGGGCAAGGTCGGCGATCACGCCGTCGTCCTGGGCGCAAGCATGGGCGGGTTGCTGGCCGCCCGCGTTCTGGCCGACTTCTACTCCACCGTCACGGTGGTGGAGCGCGACACTCTGCGACACGACGCGGTGCACCGGCGCGGCGTGCCGCAGAGCCGCCACGTTCACGGTCTGCTGAGCACAGGCTCGCGCATTCTGGACGAGCTGTTTCCCGAACTGCTCGACGAGCTCGTCACCGCGGGCGCCAACGTCCTGGAGGGCGGCGACGGTACACGCGTGTGGCTTCGCTTCGCCGGCCATGACCTGAACCGCTCGGGCAGATTCGCCGACCCGGGCGCGGTGACCTCATACCTGGCCAGCAGGCCGTTTCTGGAGTCGCATGTGCGGGCGCGGTTGCGACGGTTCGCCAACGTGACGCTGCTCGACGGCCACGACGTGGTCAACTTGTTCGGCGACGGGACCGGTCGAGTGGCCGGCGCGCTGGTGGCGGATCGCGACACCGGCGAGAACGTCTTCATGGAAGCCGATCTCGTCGTCGATGCGACGGGCCGTGCCGCGCGGACACCGGCGTTCCTGGAGAATTTGGGCTATCGGCGTCCGCCCGAGGAACACATCGTGGTCAAGGTGGCCTACGTCAGTCAGATGTTGCGGATACCGCCGAACACGCTCGACGAAAAGCTGATTCTGATCGGTCCGTTGCCGGACCGGCCGACCGGCGGGGCGCTGTTCGCCTACGAAAACGACACCTGGATGCTCACGCTGGCCGGTCTCAGCGGACACGAACCCCCTGCCGATCCGGCCGGCATGATTAGCTTTGCCGAGCAGTTCGCCCCGGCACCGATGATCGCCGCGATGAAAGCGGCCGAGCCGCTGTCCGAGCCGTGCCATCACCGTTACCCCGCCAGCAAGTGGCGACGCTACGACAAGATGCTGCACTTCCCGGCCGGGCTGCTGGTCTTCGGAGACGCGATCTGTAGCTTCAATCCGGTCTACGGACAAGGCATGTCGGTGGCCGCCCTGGAGGCAATTGCCTTGCGCGACTGCCTGCTTCGCGGAGACCACGATCTGCCCCGGCGGTTTTTCCGCGCAGCCGCCAAGACGATCAAGTCGGTCTGGAAGATGGCTTCGGGTGCGGACCTTGCCCTGCCTCAGGCCCAGGGACGACGTTCGGTGTCCATGCGATTGTCGAATTGGTACACCGCGCACGTGCTTGCCGCCGCCGCATCCGATCCGGTCGTCACCGAAGAATTCGTGCGGGTGATGAACCTCGTCGACCCGCCGACGCGGTTGCTGCGGCCGTCGGTTATCGCGCGGGTTGCCACCACAGGCCGGCGCCAGGCCCGACTTGAGGCCGCGGTCCCCGAGCCGGAATTGGTTGCGGGATAA
- the cobN gene encoding cobaltochelatase subunit CobN, translating into MPDPTVLLLSTSDTDLITARASGANYRWANPSRLVPDELPALLGSADIAVVRILGGYRSWQDGIDTVLASGVPAVVVSGEQSPDADLMERSTTPAGIALQTHIYLAHGGVPNLRQLHAFLSDTLLMTGFGFSPPQSTPTWGLLDRPAAALAIGPSDSGRPAAPGSAALAIGPSIAVLYYRAQHLAGNTGYVEALCRAIETAGGRPLPVYCASLRTAEPDMLEVLSQADAMVVTVLAAGGVKPATASAGGDDDSWNVEHLAALDIPILQGLCLTSSRQQWHENDDGLSPLDVASQVALPEFDGRIITVPFSFKEIDDEGLISYVADPERCARVAGLAVRHAQLRRISPADKRIAVVFSAYPTKHARIGNAVGLDTPASAVALLRAMREHGYHIGELPGVDAQDGDALVHALIERGGQDPDWLTDGQLAGNPIRVSANDYRAWFATLPAEFTDAVQQHWGPPPGELFVDRSNDPDGEIVIAALQAGNVVLMVQPPRGFGENPVAIYHDPDLPPSHHYLAAYHWLDTGFQAHAVLHLGKHGNLEWLPGKTLGMSAACGSDAALGDLPLVYPFLVNDPGEGTQAKRRAHAVLVDHLIPPMARAETYGDIARLEQLLDEHATIAALDPGKLPAVRQQIWTLIRAAKMDHDLGLSERPEDDSFDDMLLHVDGWLCEIKDVQIRDGLHILGQKPTGEQELDLVLAILRARQLFGGEHSVPGLRQALGLAEDGTDERVCVDEVEAAARQLVKALQDTGWDPDAASRLTDDDDVAAVLRFAATEVVPRLAGTGAEIDQVLRALDGRFIAAGPSGSPLRGLVNVLPTGRNFYSVDPKAVPSRLAWETGVAMADSLLARYRDDYGDWPRSVGLSVWGTSAMRTAGDDIAEVLALLGVRPVWDDASRRVVGLTPIPLTELGRPRIDVTVRISGFFRDAFPHVVTMLDDAVRLVADLDESDDDNYVRAHAQADIAQHRNERRATTRIFGSKPGTYGAGLLQLIDSRNWRDDADLAQVYTAWGGFAYGRGLDGREAIDDMNRSYRRIAVAAKNTDTREHDIADSDDYFQYHGGMVATVRALTGRAPAAYIGDNTRPDAVRTRTLSEETSRVFRARVVNPRWMTAMRRHGYKGAFEMAATVDYLFGYDATANVMADWMYEQLTEAYVLDAENRKFMAESNPWALHGMAERLLEAVSRGMWADPQPDTLDGLRQVLLETEGDLEG; encoded by the coding sequence GTGCCCGATCCCACCGTGCTGCTGCTGTCGACGTCCGACACCGACCTGATCACAGCCCGCGCGAGCGGCGCCAACTACCGGTGGGCCAACCCGTCGAGGCTGGTGCCCGACGAACTGCCGGCGCTGCTGGGCAGCGCGGACATCGCGGTGGTTCGGATCCTCGGCGGCTACCGGAGTTGGCAGGACGGCATCGACACGGTGCTGGCCAGCGGCGTGCCGGCCGTGGTGGTCAGCGGGGAGCAGTCGCCGGATGCCGATCTGATGGAGCGCTCCACCACTCCGGCCGGGATCGCGCTGCAAACCCACATCTATCTGGCCCACGGCGGCGTCCCGAACCTGCGCCAACTGCACGCCTTCCTGTCCGACACGCTGCTGATGACGGGGTTCGGGTTCTCGCCGCCGCAGAGCACGCCGACCTGGGGGCTGCTGGACCGCCCAGCCGCCGCACTTGCGATCGGCCCGTCTGATTCGGGCCGACCCGCTGCGCCCGGCTCCGCCGCACTTGCGATCGGCCCGTCGATCGCGGTGCTGTATTACCGCGCCCAGCACCTGGCCGGCAACACCGGATACGTCGAAGCGCTGTGTCGGGCGATCGAGACCGCCGGTGGCCGGCCGCTGCCGGTGTACTGCGCGTCGCTGCGCACCGCCGAACCCGACATGCTCGAGGTGCTGTCGCAAGCCGACGCGATGGTGGTCACCGTGCTGGCCGCCGGGGGAGTCAAACCCGCGACGGCGTCGGCCGGCGGCGATGACGATTCCTGGAACGTCGAACACCTGGCCGCCCTGGACATCCCGATCCTGCAGGGGCTCTGCCTGACCAGCTCCCGGCAGCAGTGGCACGAGAACGACGACGGGCTCAGCCCCCTCGACGTCGCCAGCCAGGTGGCGCTCCCGGAGTTCGACGGGCGCATCATCACGGTGCCGTTCTCGTTCAAGGAGATTGACGACGAGGGGCTGATCTCCTATGTGGCCGACCCGGAGCGCTGCGCACGGGTCGCCGGGCTGGCCGTCCGGCATGCGCAACTGCGCCGAATAAGCCCCGCCGACAAGCGAATAGCCGTCGTCTTCTCCGCCTATCCGACCAAGCACGCCCGAATCGGCAACGCGGTCGGACTCGACACCCCGGCCAGCGCCGTCGCGCTGCTGAGAGCAATGCGCGAGCACGGATATCACATCGGCGAGCTGCCCGGCGTCGACGCGCAAGATGGCGACGCGCTGGTGCACGCGCTGATCGAACGCGGCGGCCAGGATCCCGACTGGCTGACCGACGGCCAGCTCGCCGGCAACCCGATCCGGGTGTCCGCCAACGATTATCGCGCCTGGTTCGCCACGCTGCCCGCCGAGTTCACCGACGCGGTGCAACAGCACTGGGGGCCACCGCCCGGCGAGCTGTTCGTCGACCGCAGCAACGACCCCGACGGCGAAATCGTCATCGCCGCACTGCAAGCCGGCAACGTCGTGCTGATGGTGCAGCCGCCGCGGGGATTCGGGGAAAACCCGGTGGCGATCTATCACGACCCCGACCTGCCGCCCAGCCATCACTATCTGGCCGCCTACCACTGGCTCGACACCGGGTTCCAAGCGCACGCCGTGCTGCATCTGGGCAAACACGGCAACCTGGAATGGCTGCCCGGCAAGACACTGGGCATGTCGGCGGCATGCGGATCCGACGCTGCGCTGGGCGATCTGCCGCTGGTCTACCCGTTTCTGGTCAACGACCCCGGCGAGGGCACCCAGGCCAAACGGCGAGCGCACGCCGTGCTCGTCGACCACCTCATCCCGCCGATGGCCCGCGCCGAAACCTACGGCGACATCGCCCGGTTAGAGCAACTGCTCGACGAGCACGCCACGATCGCCGCGCTGGATCCCGGCAAGCTGCCCGCGGTCCGCCAGCAGATCTGGACGCTGATCCGCGCCGCCAAGATGGACCACGATCTCGGGCTGTCCGAGCGGCCCGAAGACGACTCGTTCGACGACATGCTGCTGCACGTCGACGGCTGGCTGTGCGAGATCAAGGACGTCCAGATCCGCGACGGCCTGCACATCCTGGGCCAAAAGCCCACTGGCGAACAGGAACTGGATCTGGTGCTGGCGATCCTGCGGGCCCGCCAGCTCTTCGGCGGCGAGCACTCGGTGCCCGGGTTGCGCCAGGCGCTTGGCCTCGCCGAGGACGGCACCGACGAGCGGGTGTGTGTCGACGAGGTCGAGGCCGCGGCACGGCAACTGGTGAAGGCGTTGCAGGACACCGGCTGGGATCCCGACGCCGCCTCGCGCCTCACCGACGACGACGACGTTGCCGCCGTGCTGCGATTCGCCGCCACCGAGGTGGTGCCGCGACTGGCCGGCACCGGTGCCGAAATCGACCAAGTGCTCAGGGCTTTAGACGGCCGGTTCATCGCGGCCGGACCGTCGGGGTCGCCGCTGCGCGGCCTGGTCAACGTGCTGCCCACCGGACGCAACTTCTACTCCGTCGACCCTAAGGCGGTGCCGTCGCGGCTGGCGTGGGAAACCGGTGTGGCGATGGCGGATTCGCTGCTGGCCCGCTACCGCGACGACTACGGCGATTGGCCGCGATCGGTCGGGCTGTCGGTGTGGGGCACTTCGGCGATGCGTACCGCGGGCGACGACATCGCCGAAGTGCTTGCGCTGCTGGGCGTTCGGCCGGTCTGGGACGACGCGTCGCGGCGGGTGGTCGGGCTGACGCCGATCCCACTGACCGAGTTGGGTCGGCCCCGCATCGACGTGACCGTACGGATCTCCGGATTTTTCCGCGACGCGTTCCCGCACGTGGTGACGATGCTCGACGACGCGGTGCGGCTGGTCGCCGACCTCGACGAATCCGACGACGACAACTACGTACGAGCCCACGCCCAGGCCGACATCGCCCAGCATCGCAACGAAAGACGCGCCACCACAAGGATTTTCGGCTCCAAGCCCGGAACCTACGGCGCGGGCCTGTTGCAGCTGATCGACAGCCGCAACTGGCGCGACGACGCCGACCTGGCGCAGGTGTACACGGCGTGGGGCGGATTCGCCTATGGCCGTGGCCTGGACGGCCGGGAAGCCATCGACGACATGAACCGCTCCTACCGGCGGATCGCGGTGGCCGCCAAGAACACCGACACGCGCGAGCATGACATCGCCGACTCCGACGACTACTTCCAATATCACGGCGGCATGGTCGCCACCGTGCGGGCCTTGACCGGTCGGGCACCGGCCGCCTACATCGGCGACAACACCCGCCCCGACGCCGTTCGCACCCGCACGCTCTCGGAGGAAACCAGCCGGGTGTTTCGCGCCCGCGTCGTCAATCCGCGCTGGATGACCGCGATGCGCCGGCACGGTTACAAGGGTGCCTTCGAGATGGCCGCGACGGTCGACTACCTGTTCGGCTACGACGCCACCGCCAATGTGATGGCCGACTGGATGTACGAGCAACTCACCGAGGCCTACGTGCTCGACGCCGAGAACCGCAAATTCATGGCCGAGTCCAATCCGTGGGCGCTGCACGGGATGGCCGAACGGTTGCTGGAGGCGGTCAGCCGCGGCATGTGGGCCGACCCGCAACCCGACACCCTCGACGGGCTGCGTCAGGTGCTGCTGGAAACCGAAGGCGACCTCGAGGGCTAG
- a CDS encoding amidohydrolase, protein MAVRDGVVAWLGSDDVGRSQFPDAQVVDLDGGFVAPAFVDSHIHVTATGLTLTGLDLRAAGSKHHCLQLIADHAAAHPDELVWGHGWDESAWPDGAPPSTAELDALLGDRPAYLSRIDVHSALASSALRRQVPGLAAADGFADERPLAGDAHHLVRAVARDLLSSAQLAQARIAALDAAAAVGIVCVHECAGPEIGGPDDWQALRAVEHGVDVIGYWGEAVSSPARARELMAETGAHGLGGDLFVDGAVGSRTAWLREPYADAPETAGNCYLEPGALTAHLRACTEAGVTAGFHVIGDAAVSAAVAALERVVDEFGTIAVARCGHRLEHLEMVTGEQAAKLGAWGVIASMQPNFDALWGGGDGMYARRLGSDRGSQLNPFALLASQGVPLAFGSDAPVTGLDPWASVRAAAHHHTPDSALSVRAAFAAATRGGWRAAGVRDGLTGSLAPGAPASYAVWDVGELDVVAPDNAVQRWSTDPRSRVPLLPRLAPGEALPRCRQTVHRGAVIYG, encoded by the coding sequence ATGGCGGTCCGCGACGGCGTGGTCGCGTGGCTGGGCAGCGACGACGTCGGCCGCAGCCAGTTTCCCGACGCCCAGGTGGTCGACCTCGACGGCGGCTTCGTCGCGCCCGCGTTCGTCGACAGCCACATCCACGTCACCGCCACCGGCCTGACGCTGACCGGCCTGGATCTGCGCGCCGCCGGCTCCAAGCACCATTGCCTGCAGCTGATCGCCGACCACGCCGCCGCCCACCCCGACGAGCTGGTGTGGGGCCACGGCTGGGACGAATCGGCGTGGCCCGACGGCGCACCGCCGTCCACGGCCGAGCTGGATGCGCTGCTCGGCGACCGGCCGGCCTACCTGAGCCGCATCGACGTGCACTCGGCGCTGGCCTCGAGCGCTCTGCGGCGGCAGGTTCCGGGGTTGGCCGCAGCCGACGGCTTTGCCGACGAGCGTCCGCTGGCCGGCGACGCGCATCACCTGGTCCGGGCCGTGGCTCGCGACCTGCTGAGCAGCGCGCAACTGGCCCAAGCCCGCATCGCCGCGCTGGACGCCGCCGCGGCGGTCGGCATCGTCTGTGTGCACGAGTGCGCCGGTCCCGAGATCGGCGGCCCGGACGACTGGCAGGCCCTGCGCGCCGTCGAGCACGGCGTCGACGTGATCGGCTACTGGGGTGAGGCGGTGAGCAGCCCGGCGCGCGCCCGCGAGCTGATGGCCGAGACCGGCGCGCACGGGCTGGGCGGTGACCTGTTCGTCGACGGCGCGGTGGGCTCCCGCACCGCCTGGCTGCGCGAGCCCTACGCCGACGCCCCGGAGACCGCCGGCAACTGCTACCTCGAGCCGGGGGCGCTTACGGCCCATCTGCGGGCCTGCACCGAGGCGGGCGTGACGGCGGGTTTCCACGTCATCGGTGATGCCGCGGTGTCGGCGGCGGTCGCCGCTTTGGAGCGGGTGGTCGACGAGTTCGGGACCATCGCGGTGGCCCGCTGCGGCCACCGGTTGGAGCATCTGGAGATGGTGACCGGCGAGCAGGCGGCCAAGCTGGGCGCGTGGGGCGTCATCGCCAGCATGCAGCCGAACTTCGATGCGTTGTGGGGTGGCGGCGACGGCATGTACGCCCGCCGGCTGGGCAGCGATCGAGGTAGCCAGCTGAACCCGTTTGCGCTGTTAGCATCCCAAGGCGTGCCTCTCGCGTTCGGATCCGACGCCCCGGTGACGGGCCTTGACCCGTGGGCGAGCGTGCGGGCCGCGGCTCACCACCACACCCCGGACAGCGCGCTGTCCGTACGGGCGGCGTTTGCCGCCGCCACCCGCGGAGGGTGGCGCGCCGCCGGGGTTCGCGACGGGCTGACCGGCTCCCTGGCGCCGGGCGCACCCGCGTCCTACGCGGTTTGGGACGTCGGCGAACTCGACGTGGTGGCCCCCGACAACGCCGTCCAGCGCTGGTCGACCGACCCGCGCTCGAGAGTGCCTTTATTGCCGCGCCTGGCGCCCGGCGAAGCGCTTCCGCGCTGCCGGCAAACCGTGCACCGGGGTGCGGTCATCTATGGCTAA
- a CDS encoding dienelactone hydrolase family protein, translating into MTTIQMDTPAGPIDALLDVPDGQGPFPGVVVIHDAIGYGPDKESINDHIAAAGYIAITPNLFARGGRARCVPKVMRELMTQRAGRAQDDILAARDHLLSLPQCSGKVGIAGFCMGGQFALVMSPKGFGASAPFYGTPLPRHLNEVLDGACPVVASFGSRDPLGIGAPKKLQRVLEQKAIPNDVKVYPHAGHSFANKLPAQPLLRITGFGYNQAATQDAWARVFAFFREHLHDAT; encoded by the coding sequence GTGACGACAATTCAGATGGACACCCCGGCCGGGCCGATCGACGCGCTGCTCGACGTTCCCGACGGGCAAGGCCCCTTTCCGGGCGTGGTGGTGATTCACGACGCCATCGGCTACGGACCGGACAAAGAGTCGATCAACGACCACATCGCCGCGGCGGGATACATTGCGATCACCCCGAACCTGTTCGCGCGCGGCGGACGGGCACGCTGCGTCCCGAAGGTCATGCGGGAGTTGATGACCCAGCGCGCCGGTCGCGCACAAGATGACATCCTGGCTGCCCGCGACCACCTGCTGTCGCTGCCGCAGTGCTCGGGCAAGGTCGGCATCGCCGGTTTCTGCATGGGAGGCCAGTTCGCATTGGTCATGTCGCCCAAGGGTTTTGGCGCCTCAGCACCGTTCTACGGCACGCCGTTGCCGCGCCACCTCAACGAGGTGCTGGACGGGGCGTGCCCCGTTGTGGCCAGCTTCGGCAGTCGGGATCCACTGGGAATCGGGGCGCCGAAAAAGCTGCAGCGGGTTCTCGAGCAGAAGGCCATTCCGAACGACGTCAAGGTCTATCCGCACGCGGGGCATAGCTTCGCCAACAAGCTGCCGGCCCAACCGCTGCTTCGCATCACCGGTTTCGGCTACAACCAAGCCGCTACCCAGGATGCGTGGGCGCGGGTCTTCGCGTTCTTCAGGGAGCACCTGCACGACGCTACGTAG
- a CDS encoding flavin-containing monooxygenase, whose product MADKRPLKIAIIGAGMSGLCMAVKLQQAGIDSYTIFEKADDVGGTWRDNTYPGLTCDVPSRYYSYSFRPNPDWSHLLPPGPEIQAYFRRVADERAIRPHIRFGTDVTSARYDDGRWRLTTADGEEFFDVLITATGVLRVPRYPDIPGRETFAGPAFHSSRWDHSVSLPDKRIGLIGTGSTGVQIVAELGGKVRALTVFQRTAQWICPMPNLRYSALTRAALRRWPRLNDVPYRFWGWYVRRMFGRAPIRPGFQRRLFQVQCRWNLRLSVRDPALRAKLTPKDQPMCKRLIFAGHFYRSVQQPGVEVVTDAIDHIEPRGVVTADGVLHELDLLVYATGFDARAYVRPLQLIGEGGLALEEAWADGPQAYRSVAVPGFPNLFMLMGPHSPIGNQSLVPIAEDQADYAMWWINQIRDGNIRAAAPTEVATKDYNESMKAAMPQTIWVTGCNSWYLGKDGLPELFPWEPERHRELLREPDLADFDVR is encoded by the coding sequence ATCGCGGACAAACGCCCCTTGAAGATCGCGATCATCGGCGCCGGCATGTCGGGCCTGTGCATGGCGGTCAAGTTGCAACAGGCCGGCATCGACTCGTACACCATATTCGAGAAGGCCGACGACGTCGGCGGAACCTGGCGCGACAACACCTACCCGGGACTCACCTGCGACGTGCCGTCGCGGTATTACTCCTATTCGTTTCGACCCAACCCGGACTGGTCGCATCTGCTGCCGCCGGGTCCGGAGATCCAGGCCTACTTCCGAAGGGTGGCCGACGAGCGGGCCATCCGCCCGCACATCAGGTTCGGCACCGACGTCACGTCGGCACGATACGACGACGGGCGCTGGCGGCTGACCACCGCCGACGGCGAGGAGTTCTTCGACGTGCTCATCACCGCCACCGGCGTGCTGCGGGTACCCCGTTATCCGGACATCCCGGGCCGGGAGACGTTCGCGGGTCCGGCTTTTCATTCGTCGCGCTGGGATCATTCGGTTTCCTTGCCGGACAAGCGGATCGGGTTGATCGGCACGGGATCGACCGGTGTGCAGATCGTCGCGGAGCTCGGTGGCAAGGTCCGGGCACTGACGGTGTTTCAGCGCACCGCGCAGTGGATCTGCCCGATGCCCAACCTGCGCTACTCTGCGCTGACCCGGGCGGCGTTGCGCCGCTGGCCGCGGCTAAACGATGTGCCGTATCGATTTTGGGGTTGGTACGTGCGGCGCATGTTCGGCCGGGCACCGATTCGTCCCGGCTTCCAGCGCAGACTCTTTCAGGTTCAATGCCGATGGAATCTGCGGCTCTCGGTGCGCGACCCGGCATTACGGGCCAAGCTCACCCCGAAGGACCAGCCGATGTGCAAGCGGCTGATCTTTGCCGGCCACTTCTACCGATCCGTGCAGCAGCCGGGCGTCGAGGTGGTCACCGACGCGATCGACCACATCGAGCCGCGCGGTGTCGTCACCGCCGACGGCGTCCTGCACGAGCTGGACCTACTCGTCTACGCCACCGGCTTCGACGCCCGCGCCTATGTGCGGCCGCTGCAGCTGATCGGCGAAGGCGGGCTCGCTCTGGAGGAAGCCTGGGCCGACGGGCCACAGGCATACCGGTCGGTCGCAGTGCCCGGCTTCCCGAACCTGTTCATGCTGATGGGCCCGCACTCGCCGATCGGCAACCAGTCGCTGGTGCCGATCGCGGAGGATCAGGCCGACTATGCGATGTGGTGGATCAACCAGATCCGGGACGGAAACATCCGTGCCGCCGCGCCCACCGAGGTGGCCACCAAGGACTACAACGAGAGCATGAAAGCCGCGATGCCGCAAACGATCTGGGTCACCGGCTGCAACAGCTGGTATCTGGGCAAGGACGGTCTGCCCGAGTTGTTCCCGTGGGAACCCGAGCGTCACCGCGAACTACTGCGTGAGCCCGATCTCGCCGACTTCGACGTCCGCTGA